TTCGACAAGAAGGAACGGCTGCTTCTGAACTTCGGACATACCTTCGGGCATGCGATCGAAGGCGCGACGCACTTCGGAATCTCGCACGGTATTGCTGTTGGCTTAGGCATCGTGTGTGCGTTGGAGTTCGAGCGTGGCCGTAGCGTGGACTACTCCGGCTGCGCGCGGGTGGCTCTGTTGGAAAAGCATCTGAACGAGATGGTACGGTCTTCGCCTGAAGTTGCGGCGGAGTTGAAAAAAATGCCAATGGACGATGTGATCCAGCGATTTGAGAGTGACAAGAAGCACGGTACAGACTTTTACGCGCTAATCCTTGTGGAGCCGAATGGCGATGTGGTGCTTCGTAAGGTAGACCGCAGCAGCGAAACGTTAGCTGCCGTAAGGCGCGCGATCGAAACGATGATTGAGAGATACGCATGACGCAGAGAACGAACGAGACGATGAAGTACAGCGATGTACTGGCGCAGTGGCTGGTGGATCTGGGATACACCCACTGCTTTTTTGTAGCGGGCGGAAACATCATGCATCTGTTGGAGAGCTGCAGCCATAAGCTGACGTGCATTCCCGTGGTGCATGAAGTCGCGGCTGGTATCGCGGCAGAGTATTTCAACGAAGTACACCTCGGCAGCAAGGCCTTTGCGATGGTAACGGCTGGGCCGGGGCTGACAAACATCGTGACCGCCCTCGGCGGGGCCTACCTCGAAAGCCGGGAGCTGCTCGTCATCGGCGGCCAGGTGAAGACCGCCGATCTGAATCGTGGCGAAGTAAGACAGCGCGGCATTCAGGAGATCGATGGCGTGGCGATTGCCGCCGCGGTTACGGAGAAGTCGATTTTGATGGAGGAGGTCGTAGATCGCGCCGAGTTTGCGGAGATGACCTTCTGCGGACGATCCGGACGCAAGGGGCCTGTCTTTCTTGAGATTCCGCTCGATGTGCAGGGCGCGCGTGTCGACCCGGTTGCGCTGACAAATAAAATTCCCTCGGCAGTGCCGTACTTTGAAGCCGTTGCGCCGAGTGTGATCGCTGAGATTGCAGCGAAGCTGAAAAAATCCGAGCGTCCCGTCATTCTGCTGGGAGCGGGCATCGATCGCGCGACGACGGAAGCAATGCTCGGTGATCTGGAGAAGCTCGGCGTTCCCGTGATGGCTACGTGGAATGCGATGGATCGCGTTCCCGCCGACCATCCGATGTACTTCGGACGTCCGAACACCTGGGGCCAGCGGTACTCGAACATCCTTCTACAGCAGGCCGATCTGGTGATCGCTCTGGGAACTCGCCTCAGCCTGCAGCAGACAGGCTTCAACTGGCAGGGATTTGCGCCGGTGGGTGAAGTGGTGCAGGTGGACTGCGACCGCGCGGAGTTGCAGAAGGGGCATCCGAAGGTAGATCTTCCGGTATGCGGCGACGCAAATGCCGTGCTGAAGGAACTCGTGAAGACGGACGCTGGCGATCATTCGGCCTGGGTCTCCTTCTGCCGCGAGGTGCGCTCTGCTATCCCCTTGGTCGAGCCGGTGAACAACACCGGCGAAGGCTACCTTTCGCCCTACAACTTTGCTGAAACTTTGAGCGGCATCACGACCGAACAGGACATCGTGATTCCTTGCTCCAGCGGAAGCGCCTTCACCGTGATGATGCAGACCTTCGCGCAGAAGCGTGGACAGCGCGT
This genomic stretch from Terriglobus saanensis SP1PR4 harbors:
- a CDS encoding thiamine pyrophosphate-binding protein — its product is MTQRTNETMKYSDVLAQWLVDLGYTHCFFVAGGNIMHLLESCSHKLTCIPVVHEVAAGIAAEYFNEVHLGSKAFAMVTAGPGLTNIVTALGGAYLESRELLVIGGQVKTADLNRGEVRQRGIQEIDGVAIAAAVTEKSILMEEVVDRAEFAEMTFCGRSGRKGPVFLEIPLDVQGARVDPVALTNKIPSAVPYFEAVAPSVIAEIAAKLKKSERPVILLGAGIDRATTEAMLGDLEKLGVPVMATWNAMDRVPADHPMYFGRPNTWGQRYSNILLQQADLVIALGTRLSLQQTGFNWQGFAPVGEVVQVDCDRAELQKGHPKVDLPVCGDANAVLKELVKTDAGDHSAWVSFCREVRSAIPLVEPVNNTGEGYLSPYNFAETLSGITTEQDIVIPCSSGSAFTVMMQTFAQKRGQRVVTNKGLASMGYGLSGAIGAALAGKGRRTILVEGDGGFIQNLQELGTVAANKLNLKIFVFDDHGYASIRMTQINYFGGRYVGCDTETGLGIPKWEPLFEAYSIPAMRVGIGYENDPEFIKRMSAPGPAAFLVHIDPKQTYFPKIASRVTASGSMESNPLHLMTPDLDDATAAKVFRYVAGPVTEK